Proteins found in one Piliocolobus tephrosceles isolate RC106 unplaced genomic scaffold, ASM277652v3 unscaffolded_34048, whole genome shotgun sequence genomic segment:
- the LOC113222724 gene encoding LOW QUALITY PROTEIN: protocadherin alpha-10-like (The sequence of the model RefSeq protein was modified relative to this genomic sequence to represent the inferred CDS: deleted 1 base in 1 codon) codes for IVDRPLQVFHVDVEVKDINDNPPRFSVTEQKLSIPESRLLDSRFPLEGASDADVGENALLTYELSPNEYFVLDTINKKDKDKFPVLVLRKLLDREENPQLRLLLTATDGGKPEFTGSVSLLILVLDANDNAPIFDRPVYEVKMYENQVNQTLVIWLNASDSDEGINKEMMYSFSTLVPPTIRRKFWINERTGEIKVNDAIDFEDSNTYEIHVDVTDKGNPPMVGHCTVLVELLDENDNSPEVIVTSLSLPVKEDAQVGAVIALISVSDHDSGANGQVTCSLTPHVPFKLVSTYKNYYSLVLDSALDRERVSAYELVVTARDGGSPSLWATASVSVEVADVNDNAPTFTQSKYTVFVKENNPPGCHIFTVSAQDADAQENALVSYSLVERRVGERALSSYVSVHAESGKVYALQPLDHEELELLQFQVSARDAGVPPLGSNVTLQVFVLDENDNAPALLASPAGSAGGAVSELVLRSVGAGHIVAKVRAVDADSGYNAWLSYELQLAAVDTRIPFRVGLYTGEISTTRTLDEDDLPRQRLLVLVKDHGEPALTATATVLVSLVEGSQAPKASSRASAGLAPEVALVDVNVYLIIAICAVSSLLVLTLLLYTALRCSAEPTESACGQVKPTLMCSSAVGSWPYSQQRQQRCVLGRARPRPRPRPRPRQTSWPSAPAFHRAQW; via the exons ATCGTGGACAGGCCGCTGCAGGTTTTCCATGTGGACGTGGAAGTGAAGGACATCAACGACAACCCGCCCAGGTTCTCCGTAACAGAACAAAAGCTCTCGATACCTGAATCCAGACTGCTTGACTCTCGATTTCCACTAGAAGGCGCATCTGATGCGGATGTTGGAGAGAACGCATTGCTTACTTACGAACTCAGTCCAAATGAGTATTTTGTTCTTGATActataaacaaaaaagacaaagacaaattcCCAGTGCTTGTTCTGCGGAAGCTGTTGGATCGTGAAGAAAATCCTCAGCTAAGGTTGTTATTGACAGCAACTGATGGAGGCAAACCTGAATTTACCGgatctgtttctttgctgatCCTGGTGTTAGATGCCAATGATAACGCCCCTATCTTTGACAGACCGGTTTATGAAGTTAAGATGTATGAAAATCAAGTGAACCAAACATTAGTTATATGGCTCAACGCTTCTGATTCGGATGAAGGAATAAACAAGGAAATGATGTATTCATTTAGCACTTTGGTCCCACCCACGATAAGAAGGAAGTTTTGGATAAACGAAAGGACgggagaaataaaagtaaatgatgCTATTGACTTTGAGGACAGTAACACTTATGAAATTCATGTAGATGTTACAGATAAGGGAAACCCACCTATGGTTGGTCACTGCACAGTCCTAGTGGAACTACTGGATGAAAATGATAATTCACCTGAGGTGATTGtcacttctctgtctctcccagtgAAAGAAGATGCTCAAGTGGGCGCCGTCATTGCCCTGATCAGCGTTTCTGACCATGATTCAGGAGCCAACGGACAGGTCACCTGCTCTCTGACGCCccatgtccccttcaagctggtGTCCACCTACAAAAATTACTACTCGTTGGTGCTGGACAGCGCCCTGGACCGCGAGAGAGTGTCGGCCTATGAGCTGGTGGTGACCGCGCGGGACGGGGGCTCGCCTTCGCTGTGGGCCACGGCCAGCGTGTCTGTGGAGGTGGCCGACGTGAACGACAACGCGCCGACGTTCACGCAGTCCAAGTACACGGTGTTTGTGAAGGAGAACAACCCGCCGGGCTGCCATATCTTCACGGTGTCTGCGCAGGACGCGGACGCGCAGGAGAACGCGCTGGTGTCCTACTCGCTGGTGGAGCGGCGGGTGGGCGAGCGCGCGCTGTCGAGCTACGTGTCGGTGCACGCGGAGAGCGGCAAAGTGTACGCGCTGCAACCGCTGGACCACGAGGAGCTGGAGCTGCTGCAGTTCCAGGTGAGCGCGCGTGACGCTGGCGTGCCGCCTCTGGGCAGCAACGTGACGCTGCAGGTGTTCGTGCTGGACGAGAACGACAACGCTCCCGCGCTGCTGGCGTCTCCCGCTGGCAGCGCGGGAGGTGCAGTCAGTGAGCTGGTGCTAAGGTCTGTGGGTGCGGGTCACATAGTAGCGAAAGTGCGCGCAGTGGACGCTGACTCGGGATACAACGCGTGGCTGTCGTATGAATTGCAGTTGGCGGCGGTTGACACACGCATCCCGTTCCGCGTGGGGCTGTACACGGGCGAGATCAGTACGACGCGCACTCTAGATGAGGATGACTTGCCACGCCAGCGCCTATTGGTGCTGGTAAAGGACCACGGCGAACCGGCGCTGACGGCCACGGCCACTGTGCTTGTGTCGCTTGTGGAGGGTAGCCAGGCACCCAAGGCCTCGTCGCGGGCTTCAGCGGGCCTAGCGCCCGAGGTGGCCCTGGTGGACGTCAACGTGTACCTGATCATTGCCATCTGCGCGGTGTCCAGCTTGCTGGTGCTCACGCTGCTGCTGTACACTGCACTGCGGTGCTCGGCGGAGCCCACCGAGAGCGCATGTGGGCAGGTGAAGCCCACACTGATGTGCTCTAGCGCAGTGGGGAGCTGGCCTTACTCGCAGCAGAGGCAGCAGAGG TGTGTTCTGGGGAgggcccgcccccgcccccgcccccgcccccgcccaaGACAGACCTCATGGCCTTCAGCCCCAGCCTTCCACCGTGCCCAGTGGTAG